A genomic region of Blattabacterium cuenoti contains the following coding sequences:
- the rpsA gene encoding 30S ribosomal protein S1 — protein sequence MSNQTEEIKKKSSPSYEIKNEKLNDQGNIKTSFDWTKYETHLNDDGQEERRKFEEIYTKTLPKIQELEIYEGIITHISDKTILVDIGFKAEGAIPISEFRDNFDIIQIGNKIEVMVVKIDYRGECILSYQKAKMLRNWQRINEAYEKSEVILGYVAARTKGGLIIEIFEIECFLPGSHINVKPVRDYDTYVGKTMEVKVVKINQKTKNVVVSHKVLIERDIEEQRKEMISKLDKGQVLEGKIKNILPYGAFVDLGGVDALLHITDMSWPHINHPTEIVQLEQELKFVVLGVDKDKNRVQLGLKQLHPHPWNSLDETLKVGSKVKGKVSVLADYGAFIEIIPGVEALLHISEMSWSTDLSSTQDFVQIGDELEAVILTIDRQERKMSLSVKQLTSDPWINIQEKYPIGSKHTGIVKKFTNFGVFTELEKGISGIIYTNDLSWIKKIKHPSEFCSINDKLEIIILALDILARRLNLGHKQLTENPWDKYEKIYYVGSIHNGIISNLFDKGASIKFTEDQKIEAFAPLRFLEKKDGTTLKEGEKTNFKVIEFNKEIKKIVISHTSIYRDKRDKDQKKEQRVRNRKFERSTLGDIEGLAKLKEQIEKEKNK from the coding sequence ATGTCTAATCAAACCGAAGAAATAAAAAAAAAGTCATCCCCTTCATATGAAATAAAAAATGAAAAACTGAATGATCAGGGAAATATAAAAACAAGTTTCGATTGGACAAAATACGAAACTCATTTAAATGATGATGGACAAGAAGAAAGAAGAAAATTTGAAGAAATATATACAAAAACTTTACCAAAAATTCAAGAATTAGAAATATATGAAGGAATTATAACACATATTTCAGATAAAACTATTCTTGTAGATATTGGATTCAAAGCAGAAGGAGCCATTCCTATTAGTGAATTTAGAGATAATTTTGACATTATTCAAATTGGAAATAAAATAGAAGTGATGGTTGTTAAAATAGATTATAGAGGAGAATGCATTCTTTCGTATCAAAAAGCCAAAATGTTAAGAAATTGGCAACGTATTAATGAAGCATATGAAAAATCAGAGGTAATATTAGGTTATGTTGCAGCTAGAACAAAAGGAGGATTAATTATTGAAATATTTGAGATAGAATGTTTTTTACCTGGATCACATATCAATGTGAAACCTGTACGAGATTATGATACTTATGTGGGAAAAACTATGGAAGTGAAAGTAGTTAAGATAAATCAAAAAACTAAAAATGTTGTTGTTTCTCATAAAGTATTAATAGAAAGAGATATTGAAGAACAGAGAAAAGAAATGATATCAAAATTAGATAAAGGTCAAGTATTAGAAGGAAAAATAAAAAATATTCTTCCTTATGGGGCCTTTGTTGATTTAGGGGGAGTAGATGCTTTACTTCATATTACTGATATGAGTTGGCCCCATATTAACCATCCTACAGAAATAGTTCAATTAGAACAAGAATTAAAATTTGTTGTATTAGGTGTGGATAAAGATAAAAATCGTGTACAATTGGGATTAAAGCAATTGCATCCTCATCCTTGGAATTCTTTAGATGAAACTTTAAAAGTAGGAAGTAAAGTAAAAGGAAAAGTCAGTGTATTAGCAGACTATGGAGCCTTTATTGAAATTATTCCAGGTGTAGAAGCATTATTGCATATTAGTGAGATGTCTTGGTCAACTGATTTATCTTCTACTCAAGATTTTGTACAAATAGGGGATGAGTTGGAAGCTGTTATACTAACCATAGATCGTCAGGAAAGAAAAATGTCTTTAAGCGTAAAACAATTAACTTCAGATCCTTGGATTAATATACAAGAAAAATATCCTATAGGATCAAAACATACTGGAATTGTAAAAAAATTTACAAATTTTGGAGTTTTTACAGAATTAGAAAAAGGAATCTCTGGAATTATTTACACTAATGATCTTTCATGGATTAAAAAAATTAAACATCCTTCTGAATTTTGCAGTATAAATGATAAATTGGAAATCATTATACTTGCTTTAGATATTTTAGCAAGAAGATTAAATTTAGGACACAAACAACTAACAGAAAATCCATGGGATAAATATGAAAAAATTTATTATGTGGGAAGTATTCATAATGGAATAATATCAAATCTATTTGATAAAGGAGCTTCTATAAAATTTACAGAAGATCAAAAAATAGAAGCTTTTGCTCCATTACGTTTTTTAGAAAAAAAAGATGGAACTACTCTGAAAGAAGGAGAAAAAACTAATTTTAAAGTCATTGAATTTAATAAAGAAATTAAAAAAATAGTAATCTCTCATACGTCTATTTATCGTGATAAACGTGATAAGGATCAAAAAAAAGAACAACGTGTAAGAAATAGAAAATTTGAGAGATCCACTCTTGGTGATATAGAAGGGTTAGCTAAACTAAAAGAACAAATAGAAAAAGAAAAAAATAAATAG
- a CDS encoding argininosuccinate synthase domain-containing protein, with amino-acid sequence MKIKVRVSHEEDTKYVFLICQKIKESAKIRGTGIAKKDPEYIKLKMIHGNAVIAFCDEKLAGFSYLETFQNEEFVVNSGLIVFPEFRKQGLAKIIKIEIFKLSKKKFPNSKIFSITTSNPVIKINTELGFKPVSFSELTHSEEFWKGCKSCANFDILTKNQRKMCLCTGLLYNPNNKNHKYKQNINYLSTGDRIVLAYSGGLDTSYCLKYLIQEKYEVHTVIINTGGFNKDELYKIEKRALSIGSKSHKTIDAIEEYYQNCIKYLIFGNILKNNTYPLSVSSERIFQAIKIAQYATFIQAKAIAHGSTGAGNDQIRFDIAFQIICPEKITLSPIRDMKVSRKEEIEYLKNKGVSICWDQAKYSINKGIWGTSIGGKETLTSSHDFPEEAYPTKLRKKKSENLKLEFEKGELVSVNKEKGKAIKNIIKIENIASKFAIGRGIHIGDTILGIKGRVAFEASAAIIIIKAHHLLEKHILTKWQLYWKEQLSNWYGMLLHEAQYLDPVMRDIEKFLKSTQERLTGTVDIILYPYRFHLVGIESKFDLMTFSNSNIAKYGEMNYAWTAEDVKGFTKILSNQMKIYHNLNKKE; translated from the coding sequence ATGAAAATAAAAGTTAGAGTATCTCATGAAGAGGATACGAAATATGTTTTCTTAATTTGCCAAAAAATTAAGGAATCAGCAAAAATTAGGGGGACTGGAATCGCAAAAAAAGATCCAGAGTATATTAAATTAAAAATGATTCATGGAAATGCGGTGATTGCTTTTTGTGATGAAAAATTAGCGGGATTTAGCTACCTTGAAACTTTTCAGAATGAAGAGTTTGTCGTAAATTCCGGTTTAATTGTTTTTCCTGAATTTCGAAAACAAGGATTGGCTAAAATTATTAAAATTGAAATTTTTAAACTTTCCAAAAAAAAATTTCCAAATTCTAAAATTTTTAGTATTACTACAAGTAATCCAGTTATTAAAATAAATACAGAATTGGGTTTTAAACCTGTATCGTTTAGTGAATTGACTCATTCAGAAGAGTTTTGGAAAGGATGCAAAAGTTGTGCAAACTTTGATATATTAACCAAAAATCAAAGAAAAATGTGTTTATGTACAGGCCTTTTATACAATCCAAATAATAAAAATCATAAATATAAACAAAATATAAATTATTTATCTACTGGAGATAGAATAGTTTTAGCTTATAGTGGCGGGTTAGATACCTCTTATTGTTTGAAATATTTAATACAGGAAAAATATGAAGTTCATACAGTTATTATTAATACAGGAGGGTTTAATAAAGATGAATTATATAAAATAGAAAAAAGAGCTTTAAGTATTGGATCTAAATCGCACAAAACTATTGATGCTATAGAAGAATACTATCAAAATTGTATAAAGTATCTTATATTCGGAAACATTCTTAAAAATAATACTTATCCACTTTCAGTAAGTTCTGAAAGAATTTTTCAGGCTATTAAAATAGCACAATATGCGACTTTTATTCAAGCAAAAGCAATTGCTCATGGAAGTACAGGAGCAGGGAACGATCAAATTAGATTTGATATAGCCTTTCAAATTATTTGTCCAGAAAAAATAACTTTATCTCCTATAAGAGATATGAAAGTTTCTAGAAAAGAAGAAATTGAATATTTAAAAAATAAAGGGGTCTCTATTTGTTGGGATCAAGCTAAATATTCTATCAATAAAGGAATTTGGGGGACTAGTATAGGAGGAAAGGAAACTCTTACTTCTTCTCACGATTTTCCGGAAGAAGCTTATCCAACAAAATTAAGGAAAAAAAAAAGTGAGAACTTAAAATTAGAATTTGAAAAGGGGGAATTAGTTAGTGTAAATAAAGAAAAAGGAAAAGCGATAAAAAACATAATAAAAATTGAAAATATAGCTTCAAAATTTGCTATAGGAAGAGGAATTCATATAGGAGATACTATTTTGGGTATTAAAGGAAGAGTAGCGTTTGAAGCTTCCGCTGCAATTATTATTATAAAAGCTCATCATTTATTGGAAAAACATATCCTTACGAAATGGCAACTTTATTGGAAAGAACAACTATCCAATTGGTATGGCATGTTACTTCATGAAGCTCAATATTTAGATCCTGTTATGCGTGATATAGAAAAATTTTTAAAAAGCACACAAGAAAGATTAACAGGGACTGTAGATATTATTCTTTATCCTTATAGATTTCACTTAGTAGGAATAGAATCTAAATTTGATTTAATGACATTTTCTAATTCTAATATAGCTAAATATGGAGAAATGAATTATGCTTGGACGGCAGAAGATGTTAAGGGTTTTACAAAAATTTTGAGCAATCAAATGAAAATATATCACAATTTAAATAAAAAAGAATAA
- the dnaE gene encoding DNA polymerase III subunit alpha, translating into MYLIVDTETTGLPISYNFPITHVDNWPRIVQISWQSHDVIGDLIDFKSFIIKPDHYDIPFNAFKIHGITNEKAEKDGVDLSFVLHEFQKHFEKSQCLIGHNLEFDIKVIECEFYRKKIEISFKKKNIIDTKVLSTSYCKLSGSGKKLKWPTLSELYQKLFGEKVPNLHNAENDVKATARSFLELLRIGIISHQDIGVEKDTLLKFRRKHTTKISTSVVFFKEDHSFLEREKGEKKEKIFFNNNDALKDKLKKKKYSHIHNHSYFSILYSTIDIKSLIERAIYLNMPAVGLTDYGNMMGSFHFLNAIHSMNKKHFPEKSIKGIVGCEMFISENYLQKKFTKEEPDKRYQQVFLSKNKKGYYNLAKLSSLGFTEGFYAGIPRIGKKLIEKYKENLIALTGDLNAEIPHTILNYGERKAERVFLWWKDLFGDDFYIELLRHGLEAEDYVNDMLLKFSKKYHVKYIIQNNTFYLDKKEANAHDILLCVKNGEKQLTPIGKGRGYRFGFPNHEFYFKSTEEMKKIFFDLPESFDFLEELINKIESYHLSNKILLPKFQIPKSFENPIDKIDGGNRGENHFLKKITFDGAKKRYKNITKKIQKRILFELKTIEKIGYPGYFLIVHNFISQARKMNISVGPGRGSVAGSIVAYCVEITNIDPMKYNLLFERFLNPDRISLPDIDIDFDDKGREKIIEWVVQKYGKHQVAQIITYATMGAKSSIRDTGRVLNLSLKETDRMAKMVPNMLSLKTILSKKNATEKIINKEEMNNIQKLKEIAKNKETLEGKVLQQAKILEGTIRSTGVHACGIIISPYNIQEYIPVSVSKESDLLLTQFDNHVVEHAGLLKMDFLGLKTLTIIKEVMNLIKERGENINFTEDFFSLKDEKTYHLFQKGETVAVFQYESPGMQKYLRLLKPDKFNDLIAMTALYRPGPLQYIPNFISRKHGKEAITYDLPEMEEFLKETYGITIYQEQVMLIAQRIADFSKGEADILRIAMGKKQKEKLNKMRNLFLNKAMKKGYSKNILEKIWKDWEYFSCYAFNKSHATCYAYIAFQTAYLKAHFPCEYMASVLSNNMDNIKQLTFFIEECKKMNISVISPDINESHSFFKVTDWNCIRFGLAGIKGVGKNAVKILLQERKKNGFYTSILNLVKRIDLRVVNKKTLESLILSGSLDRFHIDREQYFYIGSDDKLSTLEKIIRFGSKLQKQKIKNKVKVDEPIVMKCDLWSNIYKLSKEKEVLGVYASAHPLDDFYYEMKYFTNISLEQLNEKKSLLIGKKMYICGILSKIEKKTYIKNGIKYGIFLLEDYNSSKEFRIYGQQYLKYESLLIHNNPLYLCFSIEQSKYKKYKINILYIENLQNVLKKLVQKLTIKININSLNNVFINDIEKLFSQQMGNKKLNIILYDKENQVFLDFESTKYEINVNPIFLKKLEKIKGLDFCFN; encoded by the coding sequence ATGTACCTCATTGTTGATACCGAAACAACAGGATTACCTATCTCCTATAATTTTCCAATTACTCATGTAGATAATTGGCCAAGAATAGTACAAATTTCATGGCAAAGTCATGATGTTATAGGTGATTTAATAGACTTCAAAAGTTTTATTATAAAGCCGGATCATTATGATATTCCTTTCAATGCTTTTAAAATTCATGGAATCACTAATGAAAAAGCAGAAAAAGATGGAGTGGATTTAAGTTTTGTTCTTCATGAATTTCAAAAACATTTTGAAAAATCTCAATGTTTAATTGGACACAATTTAGAATTTGACATAAAAGTTATTGAATGTGAATTTTACAGAAAAAAAATAGAAATCTCTTTTAAAAAAAAAAATATAATAGATACTAAGGTTCTTTCTACTTCTTATTGCAAATTATCAGGAAGTGGAAAAAAATTGAAATGGCCTACATTATCTGAATTATATCAAAAACTTTTTGGAGAAAAAGTTCCAAACTTGCATAATGCAGAAAATGATGTTAAAGCTACAGCACGTTCTTTTTTGGAATTGTTACGTATCGGAATAATATCACATCAAGATATAGGGGTAGAAAAGGATACTTTATTAAAGTTTAGGAGGAAACATACTACAAAAATTTCTACTTCTGTAGTTTTCTTTAAGGAAGATCATTCTTTTTTAGAAAGAGAAAAAGGAGAAAAAAAAGAAAAAATTTTTTTCAATAATAATGACGCATTAAAGGATAAATTGAAAAAAAAAAAATATTCTCATATTCATAATCACTCCTATTTTTCTATTCTTTATTCAACTATAGATATTAAATCTTTAATAGAAAGAGCTATATATTTAAATATGCCAGCTGTTGGTTTAACAGATTATGGAAATATGATGGGGTCTTTTCATTTCTTAAATGCTATTCATTCCATGAATAAAAAACATTTTCCAGAAAAATCGATTAAAGGGATCGTAGGTTGTGAAATGTTTATTTCAGAAAACTATTTACAAAAAAAATTTACTAAAGAAGAACCGGACAAACGATATCAACAAGTTTTTTTATCTAAAAATAAAAAAGGTTATTATAATTTAGCAAAACTTTCTTCATTAGGTTTTACAGAAGGTTTTTATGCGGGAATTCCTAGAATTGGAAAAAAGTTAATAGAAAAATATAAGGAAAATTTAATTGCTCTTACTGGAGATTTAAACGCAGAAATTCCGCATACTATACTGAATTATGGTGAAAGAAAAGCAGAAAGAGTTTTCTTATGGTGGAAGGATCTTTTTGGAGATGATTTTTACATTGAATTATTACGTCATGGTTTAGAAGCAGAAGATTATGTAAATGATATGTTATTGAAATTTTCAAAAAAATATCATGTTAAATATATTATACAAAATAATACTTTCTATTTAGATAAAAAAGAAGCAAATGCTCATGATATTTTACTTTGTGTAAAAAACGGAGAAAAACAATTAACACCTATAGGAAAAGGACGAGGTTATAGATTTGGTTTTCCAAATCATGAGTTTTATTTCAAGAGTACAGAAGAAATGAAAAAAATATTTTTTGATCTTCCAGAATCTTTTGATTTTTTAGAGGAATTAATTAATAAAATTGAATCTTATCATCTTTCGAACAAAATATTACTTCCAAAATTTCAGATTCCAAAATCTTTTGAAAATCCTATAGATAAGATAGATGGAGGAAATAGGGGAGAGAATCATTTTTTAAAAAAAATCACTTTTGATGGAGCAAAAAAACGTTATAAAAATATAACTAAAAAAATTCAAAAAAGAATTCTTTTTGAATTAAAAACAATAGAAAAAATTGGCTATCCTGGTTATTTTCTCATTGTTCATAATTTTATTTCTCAAGCTAGAAAAATGAATATTTCAGTGGGACCTGGAAGAGGGTCAGTAGCTGGTTCTATTGTCGCTTATTGTGTAGAAATTACCAATATAGATCCAATGAAATATAATCTTCTTTTCGAACGATTTTTAAATCCGGATAGAATCTCTTTACCAGATATTGATATTGATTTTGATGATAAAGGACGTGAAAAAATTATTGAGTGGGTTGTTCAAAAATATGGGAAACATCAAGTCGCACAAATTATAACATATGCGACTATGGGAGCTAAATCATCAATAAGAGATACTGGCCGTGTATTAAATTTATCTTTGAAAGAAACAGACCGTATGGCAAAAATGGTTCCTAATATGCTTTCTTTAAAAACAATTTTATCTAAAAAAAATGCCACAGAAAAGATCATAAATAAAGAAGAAATGAATAACATCCAAAAATTGAAAGAGATAGCGAAAAATAAAGAAACATTAGAAGGAAAAGTTCTACAACAAGCCAAAATTTTAGAAGGAACTATAAGAAGTACTGGGGTACACGCTTGTGGTATTATAATCAGTCCATATAATATTCAAGAATATATTCCAGTTTCTGTGTCAAAAGAATCAGATTTGTTGCTTACGCAATTTGATAATCATGTGGTAGAACATGCTGGATTATTAAAAATGGATTTTTTGGGATTAAAAACTCTTACTATTATTAAAGAAGTTATGAATCTTATCAAAGAAAGAGGTGAAAATATTAATTTTACAGAGGATTTTTTTTCTTTAAAAGATGAAAAAACTTATCATCTTTTTCAAAAAGGAGAAACTGTAGCAGTTTTTCAATATGAATCTCCAGGGATGCAAAAATATTTACGTCTACTAAAACCTGATAAATTTAATGATTTAATTGCAATGACAGCATTATATAGACCAGGGCCTTTACAATACATTCCTAATTTTATATCTAGAAAACATGGAAAAGAAGCTATAACCTATGATTTACCAGAAATGGAGGAATTTTTAAAAGAAACTTATGGAATTACAATATACCAAGAACAAGTCATGTTAATAGCACAAAGAATAGCTGATTTTAGTAAAGGAGAAGCAGATATTCTTAGAATAGCTATGGGAAAAAAACAAAAAGAAAAACTCAATAAAATGAGAAATTTATTTCTCAATAAAGCTATGAAAAAAGGTTATTCTAAAAACATATTAGAAAAAATATGGAAAGATTGGGAATATTTTTCTTGTTATGCTTTTAATAAATCTCATGCTACATGTTATGCCTATATTGCCTTTCAAACTGCTTATTTAAAAGCACATTTTCCATGTGAATATATGGCTTCTGTATTAAGTAATAATATGGATAATATTAAACAGCTTACTTTTTTCATAGAGGAATGTAAAAAAATGAATATATCTGTAATAAGTCCAGATATAAATGAAAGTCATTCTTTTTTTAAAGTGACTGATTGGAATTGTATTAGATTTGGTCTCGCGGGAATAAAAGGAGTTGGAAAAAATGCTGTAAAAATTCTTCTTCAAGAAAGAAAAAAGAACGGATTCTATACCTCTATTTTGAATCTTGTTAAAAGAATAGACTTACGTGTGGTGAATAAAAAAACTTTAGAGAGTTTAATTTTATCCGGATCTTTAGATCGTTTTCATATTGATAGAGAACAATATTTTTATATTGGATCTGACGATAAGTTAAGTACTTTAGAAAAAATTATTAGATTTGGATCTAAGTTACAAAAACAAAAAATAAAAAATAAAGTAAAAGTAGACGAACCTATTGTTATGAAATGTGATTTATGGAGTAATATATATAAATTATCCAAAGAAAAAGAAGTGTTAGGTGTTTATGCTTCTGCACACCCTTTAGATGATTTTTATTATGAAATGAAATATTTCACAAATATTTCATTAGAACAATTAAATGAAAAGAAATCTCTACTTATAGGAAAAAAAATGTATATATGTGGGATTTTATCAAAAATAGAAAAAAAAACATATATAAAAAATGGAATTAAATATGGTATTTTTTTATTAGAAGATTATAATTCTTCTAAAGAATTTAGAATTTATGGCCAACAATATTTAAAATATGAATCTCTTTTAATTCACAATAATCCGTTGTATTTATGTTTTTCTATTGAACAATCAAAATATAAAAAATATAAAATCAATATTTTATATATAGAAAATTTACAAAACGTTTTAAAAAAATTAGTTCAGAAATTGACAATAAAAATCAATATAAACAGTTTAAATAATGTATTTATTAATGATATAGAAAAACTTTTTTCTCAACAAATGGGAAATAAAAAATTGAATATAATTCTTTATGATAAAGAAAATCAAGTTTTTTTAGATTTTGAATCTACAAAATATGAAATTAATGTTAATCCAATTTTTTTAAAAAAATTAGAAAAAATAAAAGGATTAGATTTTTGTTTCAATTAA
- the argC gene encoding N-acetyl-gamma-glutamyl-phosphate reductase — translation MIEIGIIGGAGYTAGELIRLMINHPKISIKNIVSKSHTGELIHLVHQDLLGEIEMKNIKFTRDLSKKIDIVFLCSGHGQSRKELSHISENIKVIDLSQDFRMKIQSIFNNRNFVYGLPELQKKTINKSNNIANPGCFATAILLAILPLAKNKLLKKDIHISAITGSTGSGRKLNDTNHFSWRNNNVSAYKIFQHKHLQEIEQTIHQVQNDFYSKIYFVPYRGNFTRGIITTLYTHSVLSLEKNQKIYEEYYKNHPFVKISDINIDIKQVINTNKCILHLMKDKNQLIVISIIDNLIKGASGQAIQNMNIMFDLDETCGLKLKSVRF, via the coding sequence ATGATTGAAATAGGCATTATAGGAGGAGCTGGATACACTGCTGGAGAATTGATTAGATTGATGATTAATCATCCAAAAATTAGTATTAAAAATATAGTTAGTAAAAGTCATACAGGAGAATTGATTCATTTAGTCCATCAAGATTTATTAGGAGAAATAGAAATGAAAAATATAAAGTTTACCCGTGATTTAAGTAAAAAAATAGATATTGTATTTCTTTGTTCTGGACATGGACAATCTAGAAAAGAATTGAGTCATATATCAGAAAATATAAAAGTAATTGATTTGAGTCAAGATTTCAGAATGAAGATTCAATCTATTTTTAACAATAGAAATTTTGTCTATGGATTACCAGAATTACAAAAAAAAACAATAAATAAATCTAATAACATAGCCAATCCTGGATGTTTTGCTACAGCTATTCTTTTAGCTATTTTACCGTTAGCTAAAAATAAATTATTGAAAAAAGATATTCATATTAGTGCTATAACAGGTTCTACAGGATCTGGAAGAAAACTGAATGATACTAATCATTTTAGTTGGAGAAATAATAATGTTTCTGCTTATAAAATTTTTCAACATAAGCATTTGCAGGAAATTGAACAAACTATTCATCAAGTACAAAACGATTTTTATTCTAAAATTTATTTTGTACCTTACAGAGGTAATTTTACTAGAGGAATTATAACTACTTTATATACTCATTCTGTTCTTTCTTTGGAAAAAAATCAAAAAATATATGAAGAATATTATAAAAATCATCCATTTGTAAAAATTTCTGATATTAATATTGATATTAAACAAGTGATCAATACCAATAAATGTATTTTACATCTTATGAAAGATAAAAATCAACTGATTGTTATAAGCATCATAGATAATCTCATAAAAGGAGCTTCTGGTCAAGCCATACAAAATATGAATATTATGTTTGATTTAGATGAAACTTGTGGTTTAAAATTAAAATCCGTTCGTTTCTAA
- a CDS encoding ribonucleoside-diphosphate reductase subunit alpha — protein METHPIAEKEKWKVGKDFPVWANNELYLTTIKGGYLLDGETPFEAYKRLAKNAARILKKPKIEGDFFNIFWRGWLIPSTPVMVNLGTEKGLPISCFSGRIGDSMYEIYRKNLEMAILSKHGGGTAYDFSLVRPVGSSIKNGTLGTSDGIIPFIKSYDSAIVASKQGRTRRGAVAIYLNIEHKEYPEFLKIREPKGDINRQCHNVHQGVIISNSFMDKILKKNGKERNLWINTLKERVQTGEPYLFFQENANKNIPENWKKHGLKIHHSNLCSEIMLPTDKNHTLVCCLSSLNLYRYVEWKNTNTVFYAILFLDAVMQEFIDKGRHIQGIEDAVRFAEKSRALGLGTLGWHSYLQSNMIPFISVKSEMLTHNIFRYIKLESQKATEYLAKEYGESEWNIGTGRRNLTLMAMAPNRSSAKLAGGLSQGVEPLAANIYVDDDSKGMHIRKNPFLEKILIKNGYNLPEVWEQIANEKGSCLGLTALNERQKNVFRCFKEINQLELIKQASIRQKYIDQGQSINLSFHHNTPAKYINKVHLEAWKIGLKSLYYYRSESILRADTKNRDLYSESLL, from the coding sequence ATGGAAACACACCCTATTGCAGAAAAAGAAAAATGGAAGGTAGGAAAAGATTTTCCCGTTTGGGCTAATAATGAGTTATATTTAACTACAATTAAAGGGGGATACTTGTTGGATGGAGAGACTCCTTTTGAGGCATATAAAAGATTGGCAAAAAATGCAGCAAGAATTTTAAAAAAACCGAAAATAGAAGGAGATTTTTTTAATATTTTTTGGAGAGGATGGCTGATCCCTTCTACTCCAGTTATGGTAAATCTTGGAACGGAAAAAGGTTTACCCATTAGTTGTTTCTCTGGTAGAATTGGGGATAGTATGTACGAGATATATAGAAAAAATTTAGAAATGGCCATACTTAGTAAACATGGTGGAGGGACAGCTTATGATTTTAGTTTAGTTAGACCTGTAGGGAGCTCCATTAAAAATGGAACATTAGGAACTTCTGATGGGATTATTCCTTTCATTAAATCATATGATAGTGCTATAGTAGCTAGTAAACAAGGTAGAACACGTAGAGGGGCTGTCGCAATTTATTTAAACATAGAGCATAAAGAATATCCAGAATTTTTAAAAATAAGAGAACCTAAAGGAGACATTAATCGTCAATGTCATAATGTTCATCAAGGAGTGATAATTTCTAATTCTTTTATGGATAAAATTTTAAAAAAAAATGGAAAAGAACGAAATTTATGGATTAATACTCTTAAAGAACGTGTTCAAACTGGAGAACCATATCTTTTTTTTCAAGAAAATGCTAATAAAAATATTCCAGAAAATTGGAAAAAACACGGACTAAAAATACATCATAGTAATCTTTGTTCAGAAATTATGTTGCCAACAGATAAAAATCATACTCTTGTATGTTGTCTTTCTTCTTTGAATTTATATAGATATGTAGAATGGAAAAACACAAATACTGTTTTTTATGCTATTTTATTTCTTGATGCAGTTATGCAAGAATTTATTGATAAAGGAAGACATATACAAGGAATAGAGGATGCTGTTCGTTTCGCAGAAAAAAGTAGAGCATTAGGTTTAGGAACTTTAGGATGGCATTCATATTTACAATCTAATATGATTCCTTTTATATCTGTTAAATCTGAAATGTTAACACATAATATATTTAGATATATAAAATTAGAATCTCAAAAAGCTACTGAATATTTAGCTAAAGAATATGGAGAATCTGAATGGAATATAGGAACCGGAAGAAGAAATTTAACTTTAATGGCAATGGCTCCTAATAGAAGTTCTGCTAAATTAGCTGGGGGTCTTTCTCAAGGTGTAGAACCTTTAGCTGCAAATATATATGTAGATGACGACTCAAAAGGAATGCATATTCGTAAAAATCCTTTTTTAGAAAAAATACTTATAAAAAATGGATATAATCTTCCAGAAGTTTGGGAACAAATAGCAAATGAAAAAGGATCTTGTCTTGGATTGACTGCTCTTAATGAAAGACAAAAAAATGTTTTTAGATGTTTCAAAGAAATTAATCAATTAGAATTAATTAAACAGGCCAGCATACGACAAAAATATATTGATCAAGGACAAAGTATAAATCTTTCTTTTCATCATAATACTCCTGCAAAATATATAAACAAAGTCCATCTTGAAGCTTGGAAAATAGGATTAAAAAGTCTTTATTATTATAGAAGTGAAAGTATTCTTCGTGCAGATACCAAAAATAGAGATTTGTATTCGGAAAGTTTATTATAA